The following proteins come from a genomic window of Solwaraspora sp. WMMA2065:
- a CDS encoding SDR family NAD(P)-dependent oxidoreductase, which produces MHTITGKTVLVTGANRGIGRALLEEALNRGAKRVYAGTRQPFDHPDGRVTAVTLDVTDAGQIAQAAKTVGELDVLVNNAGEVTFDDLSDRAVLEKMFAVNFFGVYDTIQAFLPALIRSQGAIINNISVNAFAPFPLVSSYSAAKAAAFNLSQSLRGLLAGKGVGVHAVMTGLVDTDMTKGFDVMAKAAPEHVAKNVYDGLEKGEEEIFPDAMAEPLADSWRSGGGKNLERQYAQMAAQIAAAQSA; this is translated from the coding sequence ATGCACACGATCACCGGTAAGACGGTCCTGGTGACCGGCGCCAACCGCGGCATCGGCCGGGCGCTGCTCGAGGAGGCGCTCAACCGGGGCGCGAAGCGGGTGTACGCCGGGACGCGTCAGCCGTTCGACCACCCGGACGGGCGGGTCACCGCAGTGACGCTGGACGTGACCGACGCGGGGCAGATCGCACAGGCCGCGAAGACCGTCGGCGAACTCGACGTGCTGGTGAACAACGCCGGCGAGGTCACGTTCGACGACCTGAGCGATCGCGCGGTGCTCGAGAAGATGTTCGCGGTGAACTTCTTCGGCGTGTACGACACCATTCAGGCGTTCCTCCCGGCGCTGATCCGGTCCCAGGGTGCGATCATCAACAACATTTCGGTGAACGCGTTCGCGCCGTTCCCATTGGTCTCGTCGTACTCGGCGGCCAAGGCAGCGGCGTTCAACCTGTCGCAGTCGCTTCGTGGTCTGCTGGCGGGTAAGGGCGTCGGCGTGCACGCCGTCATGACCGGGCTCGTCGACACCGACATGACCAAGGGCTTCGACGTGATGGCCAAGGCGGCGCCCGAGCACGTGGCCAAGAACGTCTACGACGGGCTGGAAAAGGGCGAGGAGGAGATCTTCCCCGATGCCATGGCCGAGCCGCTGGCCGACAGCTGGCGTTCGGGCGGGGGGAAGAACTTGGAGCGCCAGTACGCACAGATGGCGGCGCAGATCGCCGCAGCTCAGTCCGCCTGA
- a CDS encoding FAD-binding oxidoreductase, protein MTNEERKFERRTLLAGAAGAGGVALAGAALPGTALAHGSGASGALVAPVTPADPQYPDLVMGLNNRWTATPNSVYVVDSPNQVAPIVRRAVRRGTKLTVRGGGHGFEDFVYNSEVETIIDMTNMNRIYYDARMKAVAVEAGAILLDVYEKLYQTWGVTLPGGVCYSVGMGGHVAGGGWGWLVRRNGLIVDHLYAVEVVTVNAAGRVNTIIATREKRDPHRHLWWAHTGGGGGNFGVVTRYFFRSPGAHGRSPAQLLPKPPSKVLSSFALWSWSTMTEADYIRLLQNYASWHVANISPDSPTREVTSLIQSFHRSNGEIHMYAFVDSAVPNAQQMLDSYLAHLQNGVTPAVFASQSTMPWLQFCKLTGTTNTLNNDPTLRGEYKSAFMKDTFTTAQASAIYRAMTRSDINNPNLNIVISPYGGRTAAVPDAATAIPHREAAYKLLWQAQWANPADDAANIAWARETYRDTFADTGGVPVPNDQTDGCYVNYPDADLSDPAWNGSAFAWYDLYYKENYRRLQAVKKAYDPRNFFNHRQSVELPS, encoded by the coding sequence ATGACCAACGAAGAGCGGAAGTTCGAACGGCGTACGTTACTTGCCGGTGCCGCAGGGGCCGGAGGCGTCGCCCTGGCCGGTGCCGCACTGCCCGGCACGGCACTCGCGCACGGGAGTGGAGCGTCGGGTGCGCTGGTAGCGCCCGTCACTCCGGCTGACCCCCAATACCCCGACCTTGTGATGGGGCTGAACAACCGGTGGACCGCGACACCCAACTCGGTGTACGTGGTGGATTCCCCGAACCAGGTTGCCCCGATCGTCCGACGCGCGGTGCGTCGCGGAACCAAATTGACCGTCCGGGGCGGCGGTCACGGTTTCGAAGACTTCGTCTACAACAGTGAAGTCGAAACGATCATCGACATGACGAACATGAATAGGATCTACTACGACGCGAGAATGAAGGCTGTTGCGGTGGAGGCCGGCGCCATTCTGCTCGACGTCTATGAGAAGCTCTACCAGACCTGGGGCGTCACGCTGCCTGGCGGTGTCTGCTACTCCGTCGGAATGGGCGGCCACGTCGCCGGCGGCGGCTGGGGCTGGCTTGTCCGCCGCAACGGACTGATCGTCGACCACCTGTACGCCGTCGAGGTGGTCACGGTCAACGCCGCCGGCAGGGTCAACACGATCATCGCCACGCGGGAAAAGCGGGACCCGCACCGCCACCTGTGGTGGGCCCACACCGGTGGCGGCGGTGGGAACTTCGGTGTCGTCACCCGGTACTTCTTCCGCTCGCCTGGAGCGCACGGCCGGTCCCCGGCGCAGCTTCTGCCGAAACCGCCGTCCAAAGTACTGTCCAGCTTCGCCCTATGGAGCTGGAGCACCATGACCGAAGCCGACTACATCCGCCTGCTCCAGAACTACGCCAGCTGGCACGTCGCGAACATCTCCCCGGACAGCCCCACCCGCGAGGTGACGAGCCTGATCCAGTCGTTCCACCGGTCCAACGGCGAAATACACATGTACGCCTTCGTCGACTCCGCCGTGCCGAACGCGCAACAGATGCTGGACAGCTACCTGGCCCATCTGCAGAACGGTGTGACACCGGCCGTGTTCGCTTCGCAGAGCACCATGCCATGGCTGCAGTTCTGCAAGCTCACCGGTACCACCAACACGTTGAACAACGACCCGACGCTACGCGGCGAGTACAAGTCCGCGTTCATGAAGGACACCTTCACCACTGCGCAGGCCTCCGCGATCTACCGGGCGATGACCCGGTCGGACATCAACAATCCGAATCTGAACATCGTCATCAGCCCGTACGGCGGCAGGACTGCGGCCGTGCCCGACGCCGCGACGGCGATTCCCCACCGGGAGGCCGCCTACAAGCTGCTCTGGCAGGCGCAGTGGGCCAATCCGGCGGACGACGCGGCGAACATCGCGTGGGCCCGGGAGACCTACCGTGACACTTTCGCGGACACCGGCGGCGTGCCCGTACCGAACGACCAGACCGACGGTTGCTACGTCAACTATCCGGACGCCGACCTGAGCGATCCGGCCTGGAACGGGTCGGCCTTCGCCTGGTACGACCTCTACTACAAGGAGAACTACCGCCGGCTGCAGGCGGTGAAGAAGGCCTACGACCCGCGGAACTTCTTCAACCACCGGCAGTCGGTCGAGCTCCCGTCCTGA